The following DNA comes from Hylaeus volcanicus isolate JK05 unplaced genomic scaffold, UHH_iyHylVolc1.0_haploid 12197, whole genome shotgun sequence.
TAATCGAATAcgcaaagattttataattttttttttttttccttgttttgTTCTTATGCTTCCAATTGAATgggataattttttttttgttggtgTAGTTTTCCGAGACTTTTGATCTCCTTTGACAAAAGAATCAATTCcttttttcacattttctgtGCTTTTTACAGTAATTTTAGTGGCATCATTATCAAATGATTTTTTCCCCACGTCATTAGGACGTTGTCCCAAGCGTTGAATTCTTACATTGTCATTTGCGttctttatttcgatttctGTTTCTAATCTTTTTCTGTACGTCCTATTGAACATTTCCATAGTGTGTAAAGCCCCGTTTTTCtattgtaacaaaataaaagaaaatttatacatagcATAAAATTACCCTCAGATTCAATTCATAGAACGCCTGCCTCTCACGacgagaaatattataaattaagagAATCATTACATAAACGCTTGTCAAACCCAGCGGCAATTGGTTTACTTGTACGGCCAAGGTAAATGTTGTAGaactaatatatataataagaaaataacttaaaacaattcttttttcaaaacttACTTTGACATCATATCAATGAATGAACAACGATGGACAAATGAATCTGCAACTTTTCTTGTATTCGTAGTATTAAGATGCAAAGTAAAGCTTTTTAATCTAAACTTAAAGTAATggattatattaaaataattatacatgtacagaaatataacataaaatatttagtacCGAAAAGTTGGGGGAAgtttttgatataaaatttgtctcCACTTTTTATGCTTATTCTCTATACTAAAATGTTCCGATAAATCTGCGATGTCTTTTTCATGGATTAATTTGAGACCATAAACTAAGAAATTTTCTAACGCCACGTCATCGTTCCAACGTGTTTGCATATTACGCGATCTTCTATATTGTGAAAAGGATTTgcgacaatttaatttaatctgaCAGAAAAAACATTCAGTATCCAAGAACAAAGCATAAAGACTTACAAGGTCAACAGTCTGTTGTAAATCCCTATGATATTGCACCATACAATAGTTACCACCTCGAGGGAAACACGTCTTAATGTTgaattttccagaaaaaaacTGGTACCAATAATCCTAATATATACGGGTCGAGAAactcttataaaaaaaagtcgcATACCGTACTCCAAACATCAAACCAAATAAAGTTTGGATTAGGATCTTGCTTGTTCACCCATATATTGTGATGATTAAACATCATGTCGAGTGATCTGTAAGGCATCTTCACGTATCCGTCCAGCGGTCGTCCTAAATCGTCTgcttttcttgaaaaatgatttaatcgACAATGGTCATTTAATGCATTAATAAAGGATGTTAGTTACTCAGTTTCAGGAGTAAATTCAGCatcaatgaaatttgttttattcacttgaattttttgaacTATTTTTGTGACGTTTGTTATTCCCTACAACTTTGTCAATAATGTTCAATACACTTTCAAAAACAAACTTGCCTTTATTTTATCGACAATAGACGTTGGGTTATCTGTCCTTTTTTCAAATGTcttgttcatatttttcatgatactaaattttcgataattaagATGGAATTACTTATATAACTAACGTTTGAAACACATGTCGATGCATGAATCTATTATTGAGGGTATATGATGCATTCGTTGTTGTTTCCCAAAACCTTACATAATCGCATACAGTTATTTTACTTTAGGAAATAGTGTAAATAGTAATTGGAGACTAACTTGACATATCCATAAGATCCAGAGGTGGACTCACATAGGTGAAAAGTACAAACCCAAATGTGATGACTCGTATCCCAAAGCGACCCTAAACATACAAAAGCAAGTTCTCCTAAACCTGAAACTCATCATGACATGATAGATTATACATTTACAAGTTAAACATTATTGTCTACCAATGAGAAATGAAGCATGTAGTAAGGCGTGATCAAATATACTACCACACCTTGCATTCAAGGTAAACGCAGGCGTCGCCCACACTCTGAGTGATGCTGGAATAATtgatgcaataaaaatacatatacctGGTTAAATTGACTTTTTCGCTAGGTTTTCCAAATGTGAGGGTATCATTTGacctaaaaaatgaaaagcaacCTTTTTTaaacctttcttttttaaatgcacTGATAGAATGTGTTTCATGCAGATTCAAAATTCGCAtatttttttcacaatttccattttataaattaaaagcaattattattttcctatttatCTTTAACTTCACCACTTACTGCAGAAGATCAGAtggtttttttctttgttggaTGAATTTAAGACAATGAATGTAGTGGGCAACATAGTAACAATTATCAATCTTTTTTGGTGGGACAACTTTACCTTGAACGTATAAGTCTAGATAATTATGTTGTTtctcaaaaattttttaacttaCCCACgaaagaacaaataaattggGGAGCCAGTTTCTGATCTAGTGTATAGCAATAGTAGTATCTTGTATATGGTTCTAACATAGAAGCAGTTTTAATGCACTCGTCTTCAAATTTTAGCTCCAACTCGTCCAtagcagaaaataaaaacggtGGAAGGCTGGAAAACTTTGGTTTATCTTTTctaataagtaaaaaaattgcatttttttaaaaacaattgtaGAAACACTTGTAACTACAGTTTAAAACGCGTATTTTTAAGAAGATCTGGTATTGTCCAGCATGAAAATGTCAAAGTAGAGAAACTTTGTGAAGGAAATGTAAGAGACagttttcgttttaattgaatttttcggGTTCGGTCTCGTAGAACAGTACCTGTCTCACTTTAAGATGTCCGTAAAACATTGTCAACAATTATAACAATATAGTTGTACCCGTCTGTAAACGAAACGTATTCAAAAGGTCTTTCTAGTCCCTTTTCGTCATGATATAAATCGTAAAGAAGAAAGACGGTTCCTCCACAGTGTTCATTATATGTATCTCCTTTACTCCACGTATTTATTGAGATATGATTTTTAGTATTTTGCAACGACTCGTGGCTTTTTTCCCTACATGAATTAGATAAATCTAAAATAGAATACTTACTACACAACGACTAACTTAGAGTCGATGTatattggaaatatcaaaatactATCAAACACTGGAGATTGACAGTCTGTAACAACTTGTGTGTAGCGAGTATC
Coding sequences within:
- the LOC128882864 gene encoding uncharacterized protein LOC128882864 isoform X4, producing MFETLSKLQYFSRISSPFKGQQKENLKSSASQPKPKVEVENVPLTTNENSDQLNKTVDDIKLVVPDLKNVVEYPEYTLQQYKEEFLKSTDTANLTSKEDMYFNTKRKWKCIISVLKLKTISTDYKLSKFFLEWEIGNQRIVRVKDENVKSLYTLGNIKHIARTNLIYDEDAILGSKNINFRNSFEYKGSYKDINSDDVHIKLWQYMPRSLNTLVATSSKKLVDVCNGSIQQEIQFNLPVKGEHKLCRILTYNFYFQEIYHFKLEFFDWRIYGFQTSRELQFLLKQHQHELKLQKKQKRNTTTKNNTSDWRKNDVKKNDEGLNLTPTNTTLNNQPLAKKPAPIILSENQNVTEISSTTDAQLLQCIPRIMFKLKQKSFGYPKVRLVSQNLRNTILPYWSTVGSSTFHGTIYDLSTSTLYVEINDLQTNSFRVVGLSEIYLRGIIDQIYVEAPLRLPPWFLDNFDTDIQDNYYSSYNDAFIEGKISIKSLPQYRQSGETENVDLQCINLFVHIQNIDKVLTAENLKNVYPYVEVTLDTDTRYTQVVTDCQSPVFDSILIFPIYIDSKEKSHESLQNTKNHISINTWSKGDTYNEHCGGTVFLLYDLYHDEKGLERPFEYVSFTDGETGTVLRDRTRKIQLKRKLSLTFPSQSFSTLTFSCWTIPDLLKNTRFKLKDKPKFSSLPPFLFSAMDELELKFEDECIKTASMLEPYTRYYYCYTLDQKLAPQFICSFVGKVVPPKKIDNCYYVAHYIHCLKFIQQRKKPSDLLQSNDTLTFGKPSEKVNLTRVWATPAFTLNARCGSIFDHALLHASFLIGLGELAFVCLGSLWDTSHHIWVCTFHLCESTSGSYGYVKFWETTTNASYTLNNRFMHRHVFQTIMKNMNKTFEKRTDNPTSIVDKIKGITNVTKIVQKIQVNKTNFIDAEFTPETEKADDLGRPLDGYVKMPYRSLDMMFNHHNIWVNKQDPNPNFIWFDVWSTDYWYQFFSGKFNIKTCFPRGGNYCMVQYHRDLQQTVDLIKLNCRKSFSQYRRSRNMQTRWNDDVALENFLVYGLKLIHEKDIADLSEHFSIENKHKKWRQILYQKLPPTFRLKSFTLHLNTTNTRKVADSFVHRCSFIDMMSNSTTFTLAVQVNQLPLGLTSVYVMILLIYNISRRERQAFYELNLRKNGALHTMEMFNRTYRKRLETEIEIKNANDNHRKCEKRN
- the LOC128882864 gene encoding uncharacterized protein LOC128882864 isoform X5 — its product is MFETLSKLQYFSRISSPFKGQQKENLKSSASQPKPKVEVENVPLTTNENSDQLNKTVDDIKLVVPDLKNVVEYPEYTLQQYKEEFLKSTDTANLTSKEDMYFNTKRKWKCIISVLKLKTISTDYKLSKFFLEWEIGNQRIVRVKDENVKSLYTLGNIKHIARTNLIYDEDAILGSKNINFRNSFEYKGSYKDINSDDVHIKLWQYMPRSLNTLVATSSKKLVDVCNGSIQQEIQFNLPVKGEHKLCRILTYNFYFQEIYHFKLEFFDWRIYGFQTSRELQFLLKQHQHELKLQKKQKRNTTTKNNTSDWRKNDVKKNDEGLNLTPTNTTLNNQPLAKKPAPIILSENQNVTEISSTTDAQLLQCIPRIMFKLKQKSFGYPKVRLVSQNLRNTILPYWSTVGSSTFHGTIYDLSTSTLYVEINDLQTNSFRVVGLSEIYLRGIIDQIYVEAPLRLPPWFLDNFDTDIQDNYYSSYNDAFIEGKISIKSLPQYRQSGETENVDLQCINLFVHIQNIDKVLTAENLKNVYPYVEVTLDTDTRYTQVVTDCQSPVFDSILIFPIYIDSKEKSHESLQNTKNHISINTWSKGDTYNEHCGGTVFLLYDLYHDEKGLERPFEYVSFTDGETGTVLRDRTRKIQLKRKLSLTFPSQSFSTLTFSCWTIPDLLKNTRFKLKDKPKFSSLPPFLFSAMDELELKFEDECIKTASMLEPYTRYYYCYTLDQKLAPQFICSFVGKVVPPKKIDNCYYVAHYIHCLKFIQQRKKPSDLLQSNDTLTFGKPSEKVNLTRVWATPAFTLNARCGSIFDHALLHASFLIGLGELAFVCLGSLWDTSHHIWVCTFHLCESTSGSYGYVKFWETTTNASYTLNNRFMHRHVFQTIMKNMNKTFEKRTDNPTSIVDKIKGITNVTKIVQKIQVNKTNFIDAEFTPETEKADDLGRPLDGYVKMPYRSLDMMFNHHNIWVNKQDPNPNFIWFDVWSTDYWYQFFSGKFNIKTCFPRGGNYCMVQYHRDLQQTVDLIKLNCRKSFSQYRRSRNMQTRWNDDVALENFLVYGLKLIHEKDIADLSEHFSIENKHKKWRQILYQKLPPTFRLKSFTLHLNTTNTRKVADSFVHRCSFIDMMSNSTTFTLAVQVNQLPLGLTSVYVMILLIYNISRRERQAFYELNLRKNGALHTMEMFNRTYRKRLETEIEIKNANDNKM
- the LOC128882864 gene encoding uncharacterized protein LOC128882864 isoform X3, which codes for MYFNTKRKWKCIISVLKLKTISTDYKLSKFFLEWEIGNQRIVRVKDENVKSLYTLGNIKHIARTNLIYDEDAILGSKNINFRNSFEYKGSYKDINSDDVHIKLWQYMPRSLNTLVATSSKKLVDVCNGSIQQEIQFNLPVKGEHKLCRILTYNFYFQEIYHFKLEFFDWRIYGFQTSRELQFLLKQHQHELKLQKKQKRNTTTKNNTSDWRKNDVKKNDEGLNLTPTNTTLNNQPLAKKPAPIILSENQNVTEISSTTDAQLLQCIPRIMFKLKQKSFGYPKVRLVSQNLRNTILPYWSTVGSSTFHGTIYDLSTSTLYVEINDLQTNSFRVVGLSEIYLRGIIDQIYVEAPLRLPPWFLDNFDTDIQDNYYSSYNDAFIEGKISIKSLPQYRQSGETENVDLQCINLFVHIQNIDKVLTAENLKNVYPYVEVTLDTDTRYTQVVTDCQSPVFDSILIFPIYIDSKEKSHESLQNTKNHISINTWSKGDTYNEHCGGTVFLLYDLYHDEKGLERPFEYVSFTDGETGTVLRDRTRKIQLKRKLSLTFPSQSFSTLTFSCWTIPDLLKNTRFKLKDKPKFSSLPPFLFSAMDELELKFEDECIKTASMLEPYTRYYYCYTLDQKLAPQFICSFVGKVVPPKKIDNCYYVAHYIHCLKFIQQRKKPSDLLQSNDTLTFGKPSEKVNLTRVWATPAFTLNARCGSIFDHALLHASFLIGLGELAFVCLGSLWDTSHHIWVCTFHLCESTSGSYGYVKFWETTTNASYTLNNRFMHRHVFQTIMKNMNKTFEKRTDNPTSIVDKIKGITNVTKIVQKIQVNKTNFIDAEFTPETEKADDLGRPLDGYVKMPYRSLDMMFNHHNIWVNKQDPNPNFIWFDVWSTDYWYQFFSGKFNIKTCFPRGGNYCMVQYHRDLQQTVDLIKLNCRKSFSQYRRSRNMQTRWNDDVALENFLVYGLKLIHEKDIADLSEHFSIENKHKKWRQILYQKLPPTFRLKSFTLHLNTTNTRKVADSFVHRCSFIDMMSNSTTFTLAVQVNQLPLGLTSVYVMILLIYNISRRERQAFYELNLRKNGALHTMEMFNRTYRKRLETEIEIKNANDNVRIQRLGQRPNDVGKKSFDNDATKITVKSTENVKKGIDSFVKGDQKSRKTTPTKKKLSHSIGSIRTKQGKKKKIIKSLRIRLPRDAILGTIYVVKFSDKEIWNNLTMFRFMMSTVNQSLCQALRVSKKKIKCFACNYTNGTINFAVLPSDNKSVEADEKLFSKLIRIFASLCENSPQLKEIIGSSATIAYNKKIEHSTSITVMKIKEALHETVQKRKREQNKTEKHLTVPSVGKQNKTSVNDTNVKTNDILAQNYNLNAKEALNEEENRRVFCKRMQEEEGEIFEQLRKYYENEGYSNDESQYFAAYYTALRIKQCNKS